In Paraburkholderia bryophila, a single genomic region encodes these proteins:
- the purT gene encoding formate-dependent phosphoribosylglycinamide formyltransferase — translation MQIGQRIGTPLSESATRVMLLGAGELGKEVIIALQRLGVEVIAVDRYPNAPGHQVAHRAHVIDMTDRAALRALVEQERPHLIVPEIEAIATEALAAIEADGLAEVIPTARATQLTMNREGIRRLAAEELGLPTSPYAFADSLDELRAGIAKVGYPCVVKPVMSSSGKGQSVLKSDADVEPAWQYAMAGGRVNHGRVIVEGFIDFEYEITQLTVRAIDPASGAVSTYFCDPIGHVQVAGDYVESWQPQPMSPLALQRSREVAEKVTTALGGRGLFGVELFVRGDEVWFSEVSPRPHDTGLVTLCSQRFSEFELHARAILGLPVDTSLRAPGASAVIYGGLDETGIAFEGVAAALAVPNADLRLFGKPESFLKRRMGVALATGENLDEARSRAKQAAAAVRPVSTKSK, via the coding sequence ATGCAGATCGGCCAACGGATCGGCACGCCCCTTTCTGAATCCGCTACGCGCGTCATGCTGCTCGGCGCCGGCGAGCTCGGCAAGGAAGTGATCATCGCGCTGCAACGGCTGGGCGTCGAAGTGATCGCCGTCGACCGTTACCCGAACGCGCCGGGCCACCAGGTCGCGCATCGCGCTCACGTGATCGACATGACCGACCGCGCCGCATTGCGTGCGCTGGTCGAGCAGGAACGCCCGCATCTGATCGTCCCCGAGATCGAAGCGATCGCGACGGAGGCCCTCGCCGCGATCGAAGCCGACGGTCTCGCCGAAGTGATCCCGACCGCGCGCGCCACGCAGCTCACGATGAATCGCGAGGGTATCCGCCGTCTGGCCGCTGAAGAACTCGGCTTGCCGACTTCGCCGTACGCGTTCGCCGACTCGCTCGACGAACTGCGCGCCGGCATCGCCAAAGTCGGCTATCCGTGCGTGGTGAAGCCGGTCATGTCGTCGTCGGGCAAGGGCCAGTCGGTGCTGAAGAGCGACGCCGATGTCGAACCCGCGTGGCAATACGCCATGGCCGGCGGCCGCGTGAATCACGGCCGCGTGATCGTCGAAGGCTTTATCGACTTCGAGTACGAAATCACCCAATTGACGGTGCGCGCGATCGACCCGGCGAGCGGCGCGGTCAGCACGTATTTCTGCGATCCGATCGGCCACGTGCAGGTGGCAGGCGACTACGTCGAATCGTGGCAGCCGCAGCCCATGAGCCCGCTCGCGCTCCAACGCTCGCGCGAAGTCGCGGAGAAAGTGACGACGGCGCTTGGCGGCCGCGGCCTGTTCGGCGTCGAGCTGTTCGTGCGCGGCGACGAGGTGTGGTTCTCGGAAGTTAGCCCGCGTCCGCATGACACGGGTCTGGTCACGCTGTGCTCGCAGCGCTTCTCGGAGTTCGAACTGCACGCGCGCGCGATCCTCGGTTTGCCGGTGGATACGTCGCTGCGGGCGCCGGGCGCGTCGGCGGTGATTTACGGTGGTCTCGACGAAACCGGCATCGCGTTCGAAGGCGTGGCGGCGGCGTTGGCCGTGCCCAACGCCGATCTGCGGCTGTTCGGCAAGCCGGAGAGTTTCCTCAAGCGTCGTATGGGCGTGGCGCTGGCCACCGGCGAGAATCTCGACGAGGCTCGCTCGCGCGCGAAGCAGGCCGCGGCGGCGGTGCGGCCGGTGTCCACCAAGTCGAAGTGA
- a CDS encoding MliC family protein: protein MKKWLVAVTTAAGLAALYGNACAEPLRLAEIQTKNRQTHKYTCATGKILQVTYWNAANGQSFALVPVKGQQLLFVNTLSASGAKYQAGSYTWWTKGPRADLYDATDGENAPPMLSDCVTINR from the coding sequence ATGAAGAAATGGCTTGTTGCAGTCACCACGGCGGCCGGTCTCGCGGCGCTCTATGGCAATGCGTGCGCCGAACCGTTACGCCTCGCCGAGATTCAAACCAAAAACCGTCAGACGCACAAATACACCTGCGCGACCGGCAAGATTCTGCAAGTCACTTACTGGAACGCGGCCAACGGCCAGAGCTTCGCGCTCGTCCCCGTGAAGGGCCAGCAGCTGCTGTTCGTCAACACGCTGTCGGCGTCCGGCGCGAAATACCAGGCCGGCAGCTACACGTGGTGGACCAAGGGGCCGCGCGCCGACCTGTACGACGCGACAGACGGCGAAAACGCACCGCCCATGCTGTCCGACTGCGTCACCATCAATCGCTGA
- a CDS encoding DUF6726 family protein, with translation MAGRLGALSVVLALSAGLTGCGLAAAPCRVASAGLKIVPLVGHVAAAPTDACASVIDP, from the coding sequence GTGGCCGGGCGGTTGGGCGCATTGAGCGTGGTGCTCGCGTTGAGCGCCGGGCTGACAGGTTGCGGTCTCGCGGCCGCGCCGTGCCGGGTCGCATCGGCGGGACTGAAGATCGTGCCGCTGGTCGGGCACGTCGCCGCCGCGCCGACCGACGCGTGCGCCAGTGTGATCGATCCGTAA
- a CDS encoding FtsK/SpoIIIE family DNA translocase → MHTVVFGWFGGSAVWFIPLLWRLVKSVLPGGAGLRGPGTIRLWLGFVCVMVASCTLEASLLDVVGVNGFGHALATGFSHLLGHIGTPLAALALLGISLPWLIDFRWRDVAVWADGAFGLGLSRGLAKRDEEARRHRSVDEGVSSHVSPTTNTMAPKTNGRYARPTVWRPPARGRVADVGAAGAGAAGATTAAAKDAAARNAGASWRAGATPSRARAAQPAEPVLRTGVATPPRQAQMPAQKSGADKAAWMPAEPVAPAGWLREQRSAAGAAGLAGAPGTANAGGLASAPGTANAGGLASAPGLASAAGLASAASAAAAQAGAAKTAHTMTAAATRAAPRTAGPAFTSSPANTAAGSVRNAAIQTGRPSTGQSSATPAGPINRATVQRQPSPVAPRDDIAMSTASTRRPVASGYTRPMPTTQKVAPPASVEETLRSIAENTARWTDIAGVSLARTSGAENAKLGTGLTNAAALASASAEAEHVHPTQPTVEAEQTEAAFAISPEARHAHSAFDAPLGADARADVDVAPRVDAAVDVDAHADTKAEAEADAQTHAHNEAETHADADTKANVDTDANANAEPVVQWPIEPPVIQPPLTAAPAFAPVVAPASATDAPVTSFTPTVAVAPTSQPAAPVATPTPFQIFAARLQQSETSNNESPLNDAENAEDDATPFVAHAEYLANTDVENAQPAAQFSPRSHVAASENAAPAGNTATTHPAETEPVAQPPSTTPAPVAEVVIPKPLAPWETITDAAASSHAALSASESPVRSDAPSETSVPPHQVTPSPHIESPSEDAAPRAAETVDSPAPSGALRASESSTAHSAADVVADVQPTDVPSPASNVVRFPFAAQAGTTSPSASPVESAGPIESVESVESIESSEPAEPADPTPAAQRPPLRGHSPANGFEFRAPAASMVELPPLDLLAPADIDIEPVSEEKLIETGLLIEQRLQEFKVPVTVVGASAGPVITRFEVEPALGVRGSQIVGLMKDLSRGLGLTSIRVVETIPGKTCMGLELPNAKRQTIRLSEILEASVYQNSHSQLTLAMGKDITGHPVVADLAKAPHMLVAGTTGSGKSVAINAMICSLLYKATPEEVRLIMIDPKMLELSVYEGIPHLLAPVVTDMKLAANALNWCVGEMEKRYRLMSAVGVRNLPGFNQKIRDAEAKGKKLGNPFSLTPEAPEPLAPLPLIVVVIDELADLMMVAGKKIEELIARLAQKARAAGIHLILATQRPSVDVITGLIKANIPTRVAFQVSSKIDSRTILDQMGAESLLGQGDMLFLPPGTGYPQRVHGAFVADEEVHRIVEYLKQFGEPQYEEGILDGPATDGGAAQDLFGESPDAEADPLYDEAVAFVVRTRRASISSVQRQLRIGYNRAARLVEQMETAGLVSAMGINGSREVLAPGPAE, encoded by the coding sequence ATGCACACGGTAGTTTTCGGCTGGTTCGGCGGGTCGGCCGTCTGGTTCATTCCTCTTTTGTGGCGTCTCGTGAAGTCGGTGCTGCCGGGCGGCGCGGGTTTGCGCGGCCCGGGCACGATCCGGCTGTGGCTCGGCTTCGTCTGCGTGATGGTGGCGAGCTGCACGCTGGAGGCGTCGTTACTCGACGTGGTCGGTGTGAACGGTTTCGGCCACGCGCTGGCCACGGGCTTCAGCCATCTGCTCGGGCATATCGGCACGCCGCTCGCGGCGCTGGCGCTGCTCGGCATCAGCCTGCCCTGGCTGATCGATTTCCGTTGGCGCGATGTCGCCGTGTGGGCCGATGGCGCGTTTGGGCTGGGCTTGTCGCGCGGGCTGGCTAAACGCGATGAAGAAGCGCGCCGTCATCGCAGCGTCGACGAGGGTGTGTCGTCGCATGTGTCGCCGACGACTAATACCATGGCGCCTAAGACTAACGGCCGTTACGCGCGGCCGACGGTTTGGCGGCCGCCCGCGCGTGGGCGTGTGGCGGATGTGGGGGCGGCCGGTGCGGGTGCTGCTGGTGCTACTACTGCTGCGGCTAAGGATGCGGCGGCGCGGAATGCCGGTGCGAGTTGGCGTGCCGGTGCGACGCCGTCGCGGGCCCGCGCGGCGCAGCCGGCGGAGCCGGTGCTGCGCACGGGCGTAGCGACGCCGCCGCGGCAAGCGCAGATGCCCGCGCAAAAGTCGGGCGCGGATAAGGCCGCGTGGATGCCCGCTGAGCCAGTTGCGCCAGCGGGATGGTTGCGTGAGCAAAGATCGGCGGCCGGTGCTGCTGGTTTGGCCGGTGCTCCGGGCACCGCGAATGCCGGTGGCTTGGCCAGCGCTCCGGGCACCGCGAATGCCGGTGGGTTGGCCAGCGCTCCCGGTCTGGCGAGCGCCGCAGGTTTGGCAAGTGCCGCAAGCGCTGCCGCCGCTCAAGCCGGCGCCGCGAAAACGGCGCACACCATGACTGCGGCTGCGACACGCGCCGCGCCTCGTACTGCTGGACCGGCTTTCACAAGTTCACCCGCAAACACGGCTGCGGGTTCCGTCAGGAACGCCGCAATCCAAACGGGTCGTCCGTCGACCGGTCAAAGCTCAGCGACTCCGGCGGGTCCGATCAATCGCGCTACCGTGCAGCGACAACCGTCCCCAGTTGCGCCGCGCGACGACATCGCAATGTCGACGGCAAGCACACGTCGCCCGGTCGCTTCCGGGTACACGCGACCCATGCCGACCACGCAAAAAGTCGCACCGCCCGCGAGCGTAGAGGAGACGCTGCGCAGCATCGCGGAAAACACCGCACGCTGGACCGACATTGCCGGCGTGAGCCTCGCGCGCACGAGCGGCGCGGAAAATGCAAAGCTCGGCACGGGGCTGACGAATGCGGCGGCCTTGGCTTCGGCCTCAGCCGAAGCTGAGCATGTTCACCCGACGCAACCCACGGTTGAAGCGGAGCAGACTGAAGCCGCGTTCGCGATATCGCCTGAAGCACGGCATGCGCACAGCGCATTCGATGCACCGCTTGGCGCTGACGCACGCGCCGACGTTGACGTTGCCCCTCGTGTTGACGCTGCCGTTGACGTTGACGCCCACGCTGACACCAAAGCCGAAGCGGAAGCCGACGCCCAAACACACGCTCACAACGAAGCCGAGACCCACGCAGACGCTGACACCAAAGCCAACGTCGACACCGACGCCAACGCCAACGCCGAACCCGTCGTGCAATGGCCGATTGAACCGCCGGTCATTCAACCGCCGTTGACAGCCGCGCCAGCATTCGCGCCGGTCGTGGCGCCCGCATCGGCGACGGATGCGCCTGTGACTTCGTTCACCCCCACGGTTGCCGTTGCCCCCACCTCGCAGCCTGCCGCGCCTGTCGCCACACCCACGCCGTTCCAGATCTTTGCGGCCCGCTTGCAACAGAGCGAGACGTCCAACAACGAGTCTCCGTTAAACGACGCAGAAAACGCAGAAGACGACGCAACACCATTCGTCGCTCATGCTGAATATCTGGCGAACACCGACGTCGAAAACGCGCAACCGGCCGCCCAGTTCTCGCCGCGTTCGCACGTAGCGGCATCGGAAAACGCAGCGCCAGCCGGGAATACCGCAACAACACACCCGGCAGAGACCGAGCCGGTCGCTCAGCCGCCATCCACAACGCCGGCGCCGGTTGCCGAGGTCGTCATCCCGAAGCCGCTCGCGCCTTGGGAAACCATCACCGATGCTGCCGCGTCGTCGCACGCGGCGCTGTCAGCGAGCGAATCGCCTGTGCGCAGCGACGCACCGTCGGAAACATCGGTGCCGCCGCATCAAGTCACGCCGTCGCCGCATATCGAGAGCCCGAGCGAAGACGCGGCGCCACGCGCAGCGGAAACGGTGGACTCCCCTGCCCCATCCGGCGCATTGCGGGCATCGGAATCGTCAACGGCCCATAGCGCCGCGGACGTAGTCGCCGACGTGCAGCCGACAGACGTTCCGTCGCCGGCATCGAATGTGGTTCGCTTTCCGTTTGCAGCGCAGGCAGGAACGACTTCACCGTCAGCGTCGCCCGTCGAATCCGCCGGACCGATTGAGTCCGTTGAGTCCGTCGAGTCCATCGAGTCCAGCGAGCCGGCCGAACCCGCCGACCCCACCCCCGCCGCCCAACGTCCACCCCTACGCGGCCACAGCCCGGCCAACGGTTTCGAATTCCGCGCCCCCGCCGCGTCGATGGTCGAACTCCCGCCCCTCGACCTGCTCGCGCCCGCCGACATCGATATCGAACCGGTCTCCGAAGAAAAGCTGATCGAAACCGGCCTGCTGATCGAACAACGTCTGCAGGAGTTCAAGGTGCCGGTCACCGTGGTCGGCGCATCGGCCGGTCCGGTCATCACGCGCTTCGAAGTCGAGCCGGCGCTCGGCGTGCGCGGCAGTCAGATCGTCGGTCTGATGAAGGATCTGTCGCGCGGCCTCGGCCTCACGTCGATCCGCGTGGTCGAGACGATTCCGGGCAAGACCTGCATGGGTCTCGAACTGCCGAACGCGAAGCGGCAAACCATCCGTCTGTCCGAAATCCTCGAAGCAAGCGTCTATCAGAACTCGCATTCGCAATTGACGCTCGCGATGGGCAAGGACATCACCGGCCATCCGGTGGTGGCCGATCTGGCGAAGGCGCCGCACATGCTGGTCGCGGGCACCACAGGGTCGGGCAAGTCGGTGGCGATCAACGCGATGATCTGCTCGCTGCTCTACAAGGCGACGCCCGAAGAAGTGCGCCTGATCATGATCGACCCGAAGATGCTGGAGCTGTCGGTCTACGAAGGCATTCCGCATCTGCTCGCGCCGGTCGTCACGGACATGAAGCTGGCGGCCAACGCGCTGAACTGGTGTGTCGGCGAAATGGAAAAACGCTACCGCTTGATGTCCGCGGTCGGCGTACGTAACCTGCCCGGTTTCAATCAGAAAATTCGCGACGCCGAAGCCAAGGGCAAGAAGCTCGGCAATCCGTTCTCGCTGACGCCGGAAGCGCCCGAGCCGCTCGCGCCGCTGCCGCTGATCGTGGTGGTGATCGACGAGTTGGCCGATCTGATGATGGTGGCCGGCAAGAAGATCGAAGAGCTGATCGCGCGCCTCGCGCAAAAAGCGCGCGCCGCCGGCATCCACCTGATTCTGGCGACGCAGCGGCCGTCGGTCGACGTGATCACCGGCCTCATCAAGGCGAACATTCCGACCCGCGTGGCGTTCCAGGTGTCGTCGAAAATCGACTCGCGCACGATTCTCGATCAGATGGGCGCGGAGTCGCTGCTCGGTCAGGGCGACATGCTGTTCCTGCCGCCGGGCACCGGCTACCCGCAGCGCGTGCACGGCGCGTTCGTCGCGGATGAAGAAGTGCATCGCATCGTCGAATATCTGAAGCAGTTCGGCGAGCCGCAGTACGAGGAAGGCATTCTCGACGGTCCCGCCACCGACGGCGGCGCGGCTCAGGACCTGTTCGGCGAATCGCCCGACGCGGAAGCCGATCCGCTTTACGACGAAGCGGTCGCCTTCGTGGTGCGCACGCGGCGCGCGTCGATCTCGTCGGTGCAGCGGCAATTGCGCATCGGCTATAACCGCGCGGCGCGTCTGGTCGAGCAGATGGAAACCGCCGGTCTGGTGTCGGCGATGGGCATCAACGGCAGCCGCGAAGTGCTCGCGCCGGGACCTGCGGAGTAG
- a CDS encoding DUF3096 domain-containing protein codes for MNVTLSLGPLVSLIAGILILVMPRLLNYIVALYLIIIGIIGIFGMGSTHF; via the coding sequence ATGAACGTCACACTCAGCCTGGGCCCGCTCGTTTCGTTGATCGCCGGCATTCTGATTCTCGTCATGCCGCGCCTGTTGAACTACATCGTCGCGCTCTATCTGATCATCATCGGCATCATCGGGATCTTCGGCATGGGGTCGACGCATTTCTGA
- a CDS encoding META domain-containing protein, translated as MLQSSSARRIARFTSPFVSYFALRSAPRFVPHARTVLAGLGVAALLSACAIPKHPDSEAAAPDPFNPAATQLLDDTSWVLSGWKQADGSARDIPSADQGAPITLTLSTDKGQRHASGFSGCNRYMGSYGLKDGKLSFGTLGGTRMACMTPGGQIEGAYLNALTHIDRTGVQMRAPQQMQLVLDNGDTLTFDRSAK; from the coding sequence ATGCTCCAAAGCTCCTCCGCGCGACGTATTGCGCGCTTTACCTCACCTTTCGTCTCGTATTTCGCTCTGCGTTCTGCTCCGCGTTTTGTTCCTCATGCGCGCACGGTTTTGGCCGGGCTAGGCGTCGCCGCGCTGTTGAGCGCCTGCGCGATCCCGAAACATCCCGATTCGGAAGCCGCGGCTCCCGACCCGTTCAACCCCGCCGCCACGCAATTGCTCGATGACACGAGCTGGGTGCTGAGCGGGTGGAAGCAGGCCGACGGCAGCGCGCGCGATATTCCGTCCGCCGATCAGGGCGCGCCGATCACGCTCACGCTCTCCACCGACAAAGGCCAGCGGCACGCGAGCGGCTTTTCCGGTTGCAACCGCTACATGGGTTCGTATGGGCTGAAAGACGGCAAGCTGAGCTTCGGCACGCTGGGCGGCACGCGCATGGCGTGCATGACGCCGGGCGGCCAGATCGAAGGTGCGTATCTGAACGCGCTGACGCATATCGACCGTACCGGCGTACAGATGCGCGCGCCGCAGCAGATGCAACTGGTGCTCGATAACGGCGATACGCTGACGTTCGACCGCAGCGCTAAATGA
- a CDS encoding glycoside hydrolase family 15 protein, protein MPALIEDYALIGDGHTAALVSRDGSVDWLCWPRFDSGACFAALLGTPDNGRWLIAPITDGAPTPPTFTRRYRGETLILETDIETPEGAVTLIDFMPPGNGWSEMVRIVVGKRGTVRMKMELVLRFDYGFSVPWVDRLKHDNGIKAIVGPDTAVLRTPVELRGEDMKTVAEFTVKEGERVPFSLAYAPSHLRIPPARDPHTSLARTENHWLEWSARGTVEGRWAEPIRRSLITLKALAYEPTGGIVAAPTTSLPEQLGGTRNWDYRYCWLRDATITLLAMMRGGYFDEARAWRSWLGRVMAGAPDQLQIMYGIAGERRLPEFEIDWLPGYQDAKPVRIGNNAVGQRQLDVYGEVMNALHLARVGGLQADDTAWNVQRALLSHLDTIWQEPDEGIWETRGGRQHFTFSKVMAWVAFDRAIRSAEMFQLDGPLDAWRATRATIHAQVCEQAWNPTLNAFAQSYGSDQLDASVLLMPLVGFLPPDDPRVKGTVAAIEKNLMHDGFVMRYRTTEFDDGLPPGEGTFLACSFWMVDNLALQGRLDEAIAMYERLLALANDVGLLAEEYDPATKRLVGNFPQAFSHVALVHTGLNLMKHEQQMAQATGQPPHNGTGQPELEAEASPDSGGAASPVA, encoded by the coding sequence ATGCCCGCACTCATCGAAGACTATGCGCTTATCGGCGACGGCCACACGGCCGCGCTCGTCTCCCGCGACGGCTCCGTCGACTGGCTCTGCTGGCCGCGTTTCGACTCCGGCGCCTGCTTCGCCGCCCTGCTCGGCACGCCCGACAACGGCCGCTGGCTGATCGCGCCGATCACCGACGGCGCGCCCACCCCGCCCACCTTCACGCGCCGGTATCGCGGCGAAACCCTGATTCTCGAAACCGACATCGAGACGCCCGAGGGCGCCGTCACGCTGATCGACTTCATGCCGCCGGGCAACGGCTGGTCGGAGATGGTGCGTATCGTCGTCGGCAAACGCGGCACCGTGCGCATGAAAATGGAACTGGTGCTGCGCTTCGACTACGGTTTTTCGGTGCCGTGGGTCGATCGGCTGAAGCACGACAACGGCATCAAGGCGATCGTCGGGCCGGACACCGCCGTGCTGCGCACGCCCGTCGAATTGCGCGGCGAGGATATGAAAACCGTCGCCGAATTCACCGTGAAGGAAGGCGAACGCGTGCCGTTTTCGCTCGCCTACGCGCCCTCACACTTGCGCATTCCGCCCGCGCGCGATCCGCATACATCGCTCGCACGCACCGAAAATCACTGGCTCGAATGGTCGGCGCGCGGCACCGTCGAAGGACGCTGGGCCGAGCCGATCCGCCGCTCGCTGATCACGCTGAAGGCGCTCGCCTATGAGCCGACCGGCGGCATTGTCGCCGCGCCCACCACGTCGCTGCCGGAACAGCTTGGCGGCACGCGCAATTGGGACTACCGCTACTGCTGGCTGCGCGACGCCACCATCACGTTGCTCGCGATGATGCGCGGCGGCTACTTCGACGAAGCGCGCGCGTGGCGCAGTTGGCTAGGCCGCGTGATGGCCGGCGCGCCGGATCAGTTGCAGATCATGTACGGCATTGCCGGCGAGCGGCGTTTGCCCGAGTTCGAGATCGACTGGCTGCCGGGCTATCAGGACGCGAAGCCGGTGCGGATCGGCAACAACGCGGTCGGCCAGCGTCAGCTCGACGTGTACGGCGAAGTAATGAACGCGCTGCATCTGGCGCGGGTCGGCGGCCTGCAGGCGGACGACACCGCGTGGAACGTGCAGCGCGCGCTGCTGAGCCACCTCGACACGATCTGGCAGGAACCCGACGAAGGCATCTGGGAAACCCGCGGCGGCCGCCAGCACTTCACGTTCTCGAAGGTGATGGCGTGGGTCGCATTCGACCGCGCGATCCGTTCGGCGGAAATGTTCCAACTCGACGGGCCGCTCGACGCATGGCGCGCCACCCGCGCCACGATTCATGCGCAGGTCTGCGAACAGGCGTGGAATCCGACGCTCAACGCGTTCGCACAGTCGTACGGCAGCGATCAACTCGACGCCAGCGTGTTGCTGATGCCGCTGGTCGGCTTTCTGCCGCCCGACGATCCGCGCGTCAAAGGCACGGTCGCGGCAATCGAAAAAAATCTGATGCACGACGGCTTCGTGATGCGCTACCGCACCACCGAATTCGACGACGGCCTGCCGCCCGGCGAAGGCACGTTTCTCGCGTGCTCGTTCTGGATGGTGGACAACCTCGCGCTGCAAGGCCGCCTCGACGAAGCAATCGCCATGTACGAGCGGCTGCTCGCGCTCGCCAACGACGTCGGCTTGCTCGCGGAAGAATACGATCCGGCGACGAAGCGCCTCGTCGGCAATTTCCCGCAGGCGTTTTCGCATGTGGCGCTGGTGCACACCGGCCTGAACCTGATGAAACACGAGCAGCAGATGGCCCAGGCGACCGGACAGCCGCCGCATAACGGCACCGGACAACCGGAACTTGAGGCTGAGGCAAGCCCCGATAGCGGCGGAGCAGCATCGCCAGTAGCATGA
- a CDS encoding lactonase family protein, which produces MLRRHRAAQRAVADSHQPAAATDAAQSTSWRAGRPTPLRSARSIIKGFALMVSIVATHAFAQDSGPVPADGVYDMLVGTYTGGTSQGLYVYRFDTKTGEATRVSVAQTVNPSYLVVSRDRRFVYAVNELPGDNGPASQRGGISAFRFDAARGQLSFLNKVSSDGNDPCYLSLSPDGKYLLTANYSVAADPGGSFAVFPLQDDGQVGASVLTVHHEGGGPVKGRQDNSHVHSTVFSPDGHYLFAQDLGADKLYSYRYTPDGSRGLFGPTDWRYTQEKAGTGPRHLVFGANGKQAYLTSELAGTVSTFNYDDGKLTQVQTLSLTEPGFKGAVGGSAIHLSPDGRFLYASNRGDANDIVIFSVDPANGHLKKIGHQSSLGKSPREFAIDPTGNWLIVGNQNSGTVYVFRRDQQSGLLEANPKRIEIDSPVDFKLVSPS; this is translated from the coding sequence ATGCTTCGTCGTCACCGGGCCGCTCAGCGTGCCGTCGCGGATTCTCATCAGCCTGCCGCTGCTACAGACGCGGCTCAATCCACTTCATGGCGTGCGGGGCGGCCTACTCCGTTGCGCTCCGCCCGCTCGATAATAAAAGGTTTCGCGCTCATGGTCTCGATTGTTGCAACGCATGCGTTTGCGCAAGATTCCGGCCCGGTCCCGGCCGATGGTGTTTACGACATGCTGGTCGGTACTTACACCGGCGGCACGAGCCAAGGGCTCTACGTCTATCGCTTCGACACGAAGACGGGCGAGGCAACGCGCGTCTCGGTCGCGCAAACGGTCAACCCGTCGTATCTGGTGGTGAGCCGCGACCGCCGCTTCGTCTACGCGGTCAACGAATTGCCCGGCGACAACGGCCCGGCTTCGCAGCGCGGCGGCATCAGCGCATTTCGCTTCGACGCTGCGCGCGGGCAACTGAGCTTCCTCAACAAGGTCTCGTCGGACGGCAACGATCCGTGCTATCTGAGCCTGTCGCCGGACGGCAAGTATCTGCTGACGGCGAACTACTCGGTCGCGGCCGATCCGGGCGGCAGCTTCGCGGTGTTCCCGTTGCAGGACGACGGCCAGGTCGGCGCGTCGGTGCTGACCGTGCATCATGAAGGCGGCGGTCCGGTGAAGGGACGGCAGGACAATTCGCACGTGCACTCCACGGTGTTCTCGCCGGACGGCCACTATCTGTTCGCGCAAGACCTCGGCGCCGACAAGCTGTACTCGTACCGCTACACGCCGGACGGCAGCCGCGGCCTGTTCGGTCCGACCGACTGGCGCTACACGCAGGAGAAGGCGGGTACGGGACCGCGGCATCTCGTGTTCGGCGCCAACGGCAAGCAGGCGTATCTGACGAGCGAACTGGCGGGCACGGTCAGCACGTTCAATTACGACGACGGCAAGCTCACGCAGGTGCAGACGCTTTCGCTGACCGAGCCGGGCTTCAAGGGCGCGGTGGGCGGCTCGGCGATCCATCTGTCGCCTGATGGGCGCTTTCTCTACGCGTCCAATCGCGGCGACGCGAACGACATCGTGATCTTCTCGGTGGACCCGGCCAATGGGCATCTGAAGAAGATCGGCCATCAGTCGAGCCTCGGCAAGTCGCCGCGCGAGTTCGCGATCGATCCGACCGGCAACTGGCTGATCGTCGGCAATCAGAATAGCGGCACGGTGTATGTGTTCAGGCGCGATCAGCAGAGTGGCTTGCTCGAGGCGAACCCGAAGCGGATCGAGATCGATTCGCCGGTGGATTTCAAGCTGGTGTCGCCGTCGTGA